One genomic segment of Mangifera indica cultivar Alphonso chromosome 6, CATAS_Mindica_2.1, whole genome shotgun sequence includes these proteins:
- the LOC123218851 gene encoding uncharacterized protein LOC123218851 yields the protein MLTVYPPVAVSNCLPFLGCNTLHDASPCKNTHVNSLTSIATSPSPLHGPCNNVVRRETSPFSWKSRNQLDTHAFSHRVPAKKWLCQSHDAISPDDEYRSSRNIAISLFRRYRNAIERGGGDTLKEFISAGVNAYALGCTDEGIRKELIALKESGTEIGAMQSYGGGTSLKSKIFSEEVNECILWLSIIFITILCTPQPTIVRWSATPPVSDEIQLQWKGFCALIANAYFGRGMAWLPVKTLQLEQMAVVGRAEEPSVVASRMRLVFSTLEVVSQQWPTV from the exons ATGTTAACGGTCTATCCGCCGGTAGCTGTCAGCAACTGCCTGCCATTTCTGGGCTGTAACACGCTGCATGATGCTTCTCCCTGCAAGAATACTCATGTTAATTCCTTGACTAGCATTGCAACTTCTCCTAGCCCTTTACATGGTCCCTGTAATAATGTAGTTCGCAGGGAGACCTCTCCCTTTTCATGGAAAAGCCGTAATCAACTTGACACTCATGCTTTTTCACACAGAGTGCCTGCTAAGAAATGGCTG tgCCAATCTCATGATGCTATTTCACCGGATGATGAGTATCGTTCATCGCGCAACATAGCAATCAGCTTGTTCAGACGATATCGGAATGCCATTGAGCGTGGCGGAGGTGACACCCTAAAA GAATTCATTAGTGCAGGCGTAAATGCATATGCACTAGGCTGCACTGATGAAGGAATAAGGAAAGAACTCATTGCTTTGAAGGAATCCGGTACTGAAATTGGAGCGATGCAAAGTTACGGTGGAGGCACCAGTCTGAAGTCCAAGATTTTCTCAGAGGAG GTAAACGAGTGTATTCTGTGGCTGAGCATTATATTCATCACGATATTGTGCACACCGCAACCAACCATAGTAAGATGGTCAGCTACACCACCAGTTTCTGATGAAATACAGCTTCAATGGAAAGGATTCTGTGCTCTTATAGCAAATGCATATTTTGGAAGGGGAATGGCATG GCTTCCAGTGAAGACTCTTCAGCTAGAGCAAATGGCAGTCGTGGGACGTGCAGAGGAGCCATCAGTAGTAGCCAGCCGAATGCGACTAGTTTTTAGCACATTAGAG GTAGTAAGTCAACAATGGCCAACTGTCTAG
- the LOC123219804 gene encoding probable F-box protein At4g22030, with amino-acid sequence MASLQVSNTLFSSSSCRSSNRINAAISVPKLPRIISLSPLTKPKQSSTIPVEMLVPSTKLLEQNKVDDSGNSMVTAQLYAILEAVADRVEMHHNLGQQRDNWNTLLLNSINMITLTAATMAGVAATGGAGASLLALKLSSTLLFSAAAGMMVIVNKMQPSQLAEEQRNATRLFKQLQREIQTILALRVPSENQVKEAMEKVLALDQAYPLPLLGKMIEKFPKTFEPAVWWPSSHSRINNNVSEREQNTNKMEKNGWNEKLEEEMREIIEGLKTKDIEDYMRLGNLVLKTNKILAISGPLLTGIAAVGSAFVGSPHGSWAAVVAVAAGALATTVNTLEHGAQVGTVFEMYRNCAGFFKLLEESIESTLNESNVEKRENGEMFELKVALQLGRSTSELRDFSEKSIHSRMDGAELEEFASKLF; translated from the coding sequence ATGGCTTCTTTACAAGTTTCAAATACccttttttcttcatcttcttgtcGCTCTTCCAACAGAATTAACGCTGCTATATCTGTCCCAAAACTCCCAAGAATCATAAGTTTATCACCTCTGACAAAGCCAAAACAATCAAGCACAATCCCAGTAGAAATGCTTGTTCCTAGCACGAAATTGCTAGAGCAAAACAAGGTTGACGACTCTGGGAATTCTATGGTTACAGCCCAACTTTACGCCATCTTGGAGGCTGTTGCTGATAGAGTTGAGATGCACCATAACCTTGGCCAGCAACGTGACAACTGGAACACCCTTCTCTTGAACTCTATCAATATGATTACTCTCACTGCTGCAACCATGGCTGGTGTTGCTGCAACTGGCGGCGCAGGAGCTTCACTTCTGGCTTTGAAGCTATCATCAACTCTCTTGTTCTCTGCGGCCGCTGGGATGATGGTAATCGTGAACAAGATGCAGCCGTCGCAACTTGCAGAAGAGCAACGTAATGCAACGAGATTGTTTAAGCAGCTCCAGAGAGAAATACAAACTATCCTTGCTCTGAGAGTTCCTAGTGAAAACCAGGTGAAAGAAGCAATGGAGAAAGTTCTAGCGCTCGACCAAGCATACCCGCTTCCATTGCTAGGAAAAATGATTGAGAAGTTCCCTAAGACATTTGAGCCTGCCGTATGGTGGCCGTCAAGTCACTCACGGATTAACAACAACGTATCGGAAAGAGaacaaaatactaataaaatgGAGAAGAATGGATGGAACGAGAAGCTGGAAGAGGAGATGAGAGAGATTATTGAAGGGTTAAAGACAAAAGATATAGAAGATTACATGAGACTAGGCAACTTGGTGTTGAAGACAAACAAGATTCTAGCCATCTCAGGGCCATTACTCACCGGCATTGCAGCAGTTGGGTCCGCTTTCGTAGGGTCTCCTCACGGGTCATGGGCTGCTGTTGTTGCGGTGGCTGCAGGCGCATTAGCCACCACAGTTAACACATTGGAGCACGGTGCACAAGTTGGCACTGTGTTTGAGATGTACAGAAACTGCGCTGGCTTCTTCAAACTCTTGGAAGAATCAATCGAATCGACTCTCAATGAAAGTAATGTGGAGAAGAGAGAAAACGGGGAGATGTTTGAGCTGAAAGTAGCCCTACAGTTGGGAAGAAGCACTTCAGAGCTCAGAGATTTTTCTGAAAAATCAATTCATTCCCGCATGGATGGAGCCGAACTAGAGGAGTTTGCAAGTAAACTTTTCTGA
- the LOC123219191 gene encoding aminomethyltransferase, mitochondrial, with the protein MRGGLWQLGQSITRRLVQADKKGAAARRYFASEANLKKTVLFDFHVANGAKMVPFAGWSMPIQYKDSIMESTLNCRENGSLFDVSHMCGLSLKGKDCIPFLEKLVIADVAGLTPGSGTLTVFTNENGGAIDDSVITKVKGDHIYIVVNAGCRDKDLAHIEKHMKSFTGKGGDVSWHIHDERSLLALQGPLAASVLQLLTKEDLSKLYFGLFRILDINGATCFLTRTGYTGEDGFEISVPSENAVDLAKAILEKSEGKVRLTGLGARDSLRLEAGLCLYGNDMEQHVTPVEAGLTWAIGKRRRAEGGFLGAEKILKQLEEGPPVRRVGFFSSGPPARSHSKVHDEKGNPIGEITSGGFSPCLKKNIAMGYVKSGVHKAGTKVKIEVRGKTYDGNITKMPFVPTKYYKPS; encoded by the exons ATGAGAGGAGGTCTATGGCAACTTGGACAATCAATCACCCGTCGTCTGGTGCAGGCCGATAAGAAGGGTGCTGCTGCTCGTAGATACTTTGCTTCAGAAGCTAACCTGAAGAAAACTGTTCTTTTTGATTTCCATGTTGCTAATGGTGCAAAAATGGTCCCATTTGCTGGATGGAGCATGCCCATTCAGTACAAGGACTCAATTATGGAATCGACTCTGAATTGTAGAGAGAATGGTAGCCTCTTTGATGTCTCCCATATGTGTGGATTGAGTCTCAAGGGGAAGGACTGCATTCCTTTTCTTGAAAAGCTTGTGATTGCTGATGTTGCTGGGCTTACCCCTGGAAGTGGGACTCTTACAGTCTTTACAAATGAGAATGGAGGGGCAATCGATGATTCTGTCATCACAAAGGTTAAGGGTGATCACATATACATTGTTGTGAATGCTGGATGTAGGGATAAGGATCTGGCCCACATCGAGAAGCATATGAAGAGTTTCACAGGCAAAGGTGGGGATGTCTCATGGCACATCCATGATGAGAGATCTCTTCTAGCACTCCAG GGTCCACTTGCTGCCTCGGTTCTTCAGCTCCTGACAAAAGAGGATTTGAGCAAGTTATACTTTGGGTTGTTCCGTATTCTGGATATCAATGGGGCAACTTGCTTCCTCACAAGGACAGG ATATACTGGTGAAGATGGATTTGAAATCTCAGTTCCTTCAGAGAATGCAGTCGATCTTGCAAAAGCAATTCTGGAGAAATCTGAAGGGAAGGTCAGATTGACAGGGCTTGGTGCTCGAGACAGTCTCCGGCTGGAAGCTGGCCTATGTTTATACGGTAATGATATGGAACAACATGTGACACCTGTGGAAGCTGGACTCACATGGGCAATTGGAAAGAGGAGGAGAGCAGAAGGAGGCTTTCTGGGTGCTGAGaaaatactcaaacaactcGAAGAGGGGCCGCCAGTCAGACGTGTTGGATTCTTCTCTTCAGGTCCACCTGCGAGATCCCACAGTAAGGTTCACGATGAGAAAGGAAATCCCATTGGCGAAATCACCAGTGGAGGATTCAGCCCTTGCCTCAAGAAGAACATAGCCATGGGGTACGTGAAATCTGGAGTGCACAAGGCAGGCACCAAGGTTAAGATTGAGGTACGAGGAAAGACCTATGATGGAAACATCACAAAGATGCCATTTGTGCCTACAAAATATTACAAGCCATCTTAG